The following coding sequences lie in one Rutidosis leptorrhynchoides isolate AG116_Rl617_1_P2 chromosome 4, CSIRO_AGI_Rlap_v1, whole genome shotgun sequence genomic window:
- the LOC139845180 gene encoding F-box/LRR-repeat protein 3-like isoform X2, with protein sequence MESSCLIISILTDDLLLRVLDGLHDDSDRKNFRITCKCFHKIESVHRTRIKFFRPEFIPDLLRNYTQADTLDFSGCPRIFDGTIAVLLSNVNCFGWTGRVRKLVLSRTTSLKFSGLELLIRSCPKLQSVDLSHCCQFGDREAAAISFAADLREVKLDKCLRLTDVGLAKIAIRCEKLEKISLKWCLEITDLGIDLLSNKCAHLKHLSVSYLKISNESLRSISSMKKLEVLSMAGCGLVGDEGLHFIGNGCPSLQTLDVSRCEHVSSTGLISVTRGCKSLQKLNAGYYFLEISTTVSHNLKDLKQLKTVRVDGARVNDYFFQMISTNCLLLVEVGLSKCEGVNDSGLENLSNCMKLRCLRLGICTDISNKGLSYIGSNCKNLIELDLYRCLNIGDDGLGFIATGCKKIRKLNLCYCPKITDKGMAYLSHLEELSDLEMRSLSEVTSVGMTAVASGCRKLSELDMKNCGNISDAGFWSLAYYSWNLQQINLSYCAVSDVGLCMMMGNLTRLQDVKLVNLANVSVRGYEVGLRACCARLKKVKLVATLRPLLSVEILETLGASGCRIRWD encoded by the exons atggaATCATCGTGTTTAATCATTTCGATTCTTACCGACGATCTGTTACTACGAGTTCTCGACGGTCTTCACGACGATTCTGACCGTAAAAATTTCAGAATAACCTGCAAATGTTTCCACAAAATTGAATCCGTTCATCGGACTCGAATCAAGTTTTTTCGACCCGAATTCATTCCGGATCTTCTCCGGAATTACACTCAAGCCGATACGCTTGATTTTTCCGGCTGCCCAAGGATCTTTGACGGAACGATCGCCGTTCTGTTGAGCAACGTGAACTGTTTCGGGTGGACGGGCCGGGTCAGGAAACTAGTGTTATCCAGAACGACGTCGTTGAAGTTTTCGGGTCTGGAATTGTTGATTAGATCGTGCCCTAAGTTACAATCGGTTGATTTGTCTCATTGTTGTCAGTTTGGGGACAGAGAGGCTGCTGCGATTTCTTTCGCCGCCGATTTAAGGGAAGTCAAACTGGACAAGTGTTTGAGGTTGACAGATGTAGGGTTAGCTAAGATTGCAATTAGGTGTGAAAAATTGGAGAAGATTAGTTTGAAATGGTGTTTGGAGATAACTGATTTAGGGATTGATTTGCTATCGAATAAGTGTGCACATTTGAAACATCTGTCGGTTTCATACCTTAAG ATAAGTAACGAGTCATTGAGGtcaattagtagtatgaaaaagcTGGAGGTGTTATCAATGGCGGGGTGTGGATTAGTAGGTGATGAAGGTTTGCACTTTATTGGAAATGGTTGCCCTTCTCTTCAG ACATTAGATGTATCAAGGTGTGAACATGTTAGTTCTACTGGCCTTATAAGTGTCACTAGAGGATGCAAAAGCCTTCAAAAGCTCAATGCCGGTTACTATTTTCTC GAGATTTCTACCACTGTCTCCCACAATCTTAAGGACTTGAAGCAATTGAAAACAGTTAGAGTCGATGGGGCTCGAGTTAACGACTATTTCTTTCAGATGATCAGCACTAATTGCTTACTTTTGGTTGAAGTTGGTTTGAGCAAATGTGAAGGAGTGAATGATTCAG GACTTGAAAATCTGTCAAATTGTATGAAGCTCCGGTGCTTAAGATTAGGGATATGCACTGATATATCCAACAAGGGATTGTCTTATATCGGATCAAATTGCAAAAACCTGATAGAACTTGATCTATACCG GTGTTTAAACATTGGTGATGATGGTTTAGGTTTTATAGCCACTGGTTGCAAAAAGATTAGGAAGCTAAACTTGTGTTACTGCCCTAAGATTACAGATAAAGGGATGGCATATTTAAGCCATTTGGAGGAACTATCTGATCTAGAAATGCGTAGTCTTAGTGAAGTCACGAGCGTTGGTATGACAGCTGTCGCATCCGGATGTAGGAAGCTTTCGGAGTTGGATATGAAAAATTGCGGGAATATTAGTGATGCAGGTTTTTGGTCGCTTGCATACTACTCTTGGAATCTGCAACAG ATAAATCTAAGCTACTGTGCAGTATCTGATGTGGGTTTGTGCATGATGATGGGGAATTTGACACGCCTGCAGGATGTGAAGCTTGTGAACTTAGCAAATGTGTCGGTAAGAGGGTATGAAGTTGGTCTTAGAGCGTGTTGTGCTCGACTCAAAAAGGTTAAGTTGGTTGCTACTCTTAGACCACTTCTTTCGGTTGAGATACTCGAGACACTTGGAGCAAGTGGTTGTAGAATCAGATGGGACTAG
- the LOC139845180 gene encoding F-box/LRR-repeat protein 3-like isoform X1 — protein sequence MESSCLIISILTDDLLLRVLDGLHDDSDRKNFRITCKCFHKIESVHRTRIKFFRPEFIPDLLRNYTQADTLDFSGCPRIFDGTIAVLLSNVNCFGWTGRVRKLVLSRTTSLKFSGLELLIRSCPKLQSVDLSHCCQFGDREAAAISFAADLREVKLDKCLRLTDVGLAKIAIRCEKLEKISLKWCLEITDLGIDLLSNKCAHLKHLSVSYLKISNESLRSISSMKKLEVLSMAGCGLVGDEGLHFIGNGCPSLQTLDVSRCEHVSSTGLISVTRGCKSLQKLNAGYYFLEISTTVSHNLKDLKQLKTVRVDGARVNDYFFQMISTNCLLLVEVGLSKCEGVNDSGIVQLAYNLPNLKILDLTCCDDLTDMAISAIVRSCTKLLCLKLESCSLLTEKSFSYLGSSCRLLEELDLTECSVNDRGLENLSNCMKLRCLRLGICTDISNKGLSYIGSNCKNLIELDLYRCLNIGDDGLGFIATGCKKIRKLNLCYCPKITDKGMAYLSHLEELSDLEMRSLSEVTSVGMTAVASGCRKLSELDMKNCGNISDAGFWSLAYYSWNLQQINLSYCAVSDVGLCMMMGNLTRLQDVKLVNLANVSVRGYEVGLRACCARLKKVKLVATLRPLLSVEILETLGASGCRIRWD from the exons atggaATCATCGTGTTTAATCATTTCGATTCTTACCGACGATCTGTTACTACGAGTTCTCGACGGTCTTCACGACGATTCTGACCGTAAAAATTTCAGAATAACCTGCAAATGTTTCCACAAAATTGAATCCGTTCATCGGACTCGAATCAAGTTTTTTCGACCCGAATTCATTCCGGATCTTCTCCGGAATTACACTCAAGCCGATACGCTTGATTTTTCCGGCTGCCCAAGGATCTTTGACGGAACGATCGCCGTTCTGTTGAGCAACGTGAACTGTTTCGGGTGGACGGGCCGGGTCAGGAAACTAGTGTTATCCAGAACGACGTCGTTGAAGTTTTCGGGTCTGGAATTGTTGATTAGATCGTGCCCTAAGTTACAATCGGTTGATTTGTCTCATTGTTGTCAGTTTGGGGACAGAGAGGCTGCTGCGATTTCTTTCGCCGCCGATTTAAGGGAAGTCAAACTGGACAAGTGTTTGAGGTTGACAGATGTAGGGTTAGCTAAGATTGCAATTAGGTGTGAAAAATTGGAGAAGATTAGTTTGAAATGGTGTTTGGAGATAACTGATTTAGGGATTGATTTGCTATCGAATAAGTGTGCACATTTGAAACATCTGTCGGTTTCATACCTTAAG ATAAGTAACGAGTCATTGAGGtcaattagtagtatgaaaaagcTGGAGGTGTTATCAATGGCGGGGTGTGGATTAGTAGGTGATGAAGGTTTGCACTTTATTGGAAATGGTTGCCCTTCTCTTCAG ACATTAGATGTATCAAGGTGTGAACATGTTAGTTCTACTGGCCTTATAAGTGTCACTAGAGGATGCAAAAGCCTTCAAAAGCTCAATGCCGGTTACTATTTTCTC GAGATTTCTACCACTGTCTCCCACAATCTTAAGGACTTGAAGCAATTGAAAACAGTTAGAGTCGATGGGGCTCGAGTTAACGACTATTTCTTTCAGATGATCAGCACTAATTGCTTACTTTTGGTTGAAGTTGGTTTGAGCAAATGTGAAGGAGTGAATGATTCAGGTATAGTACAACTTGCATATAATCTTCCCAACTTGAAGATACTTGATTTGACATGCTGTGATGATCTCACTGATATGGCAATATCAGCCATAGTGCGATCTTGCACAAAACTTTTGTGTCTCAAATTGGAGTCTTGCTCTTTGCTCACTGAAAAAAGTTTTAGTTATCTCGGGTCATCATGTCGCTTACTTGAGGAGCTCGATCTAACTGAATGCAGTGTGAATGATAGAG GACTTGAAAATCTGTCAAATTGTATGAAGCTCCGGTGCTTAAGATTAGGGATATGCACTGATATATCCAACAAGGGATTGTCTTATATCGGATCAAATTGCAAAAACCTGATAGAACTTGATCTATACCG GTGTTTAAACATTGGTGATGATGGTTTAGGTTTTATAGCCACTGGTTGCAAAAAGATTAGGAAGCTAAACTTGTGTTACTGCCCTAAGATTACAGATAAAGGGATGGCATATTTAAGCCATTTGGAGGAACTATCTGATCTAGAAATGCGTAGTCTTAGTGAAGTCACGAGCGTTGGTATGACAGCTGTCGCATCCGGATGTAGGAAGCTTTCGGAGTTGGATATGAAAAATTGCGGGAATATTAGTGATGCAGGTTTTTGGTCGCTTGCATACTACTCTTGGAATCTGCAACAG ATAAATCTAAGCTACTGTGCAGTATCTGATGTGGGTTTGTGCATGATGATGGGGAATTTGACACGCCTGCAGGATGTGAAGCTTGTGAACTTAGCAAATGTGTCGGTAAGAGGGTATGAAGTTGGTCTTAGAGCGTGTTGTGCTCGACTCAAAAAGGTTAAGTTGGTTGCTACTCTTAGACCACTTCTTTCGGTTGAGATACTCGAGACACTTGGAGCAAGTGGTTGTAGAATCAGATGGGACTAG
- the LOC139845181 gene encoding uncharacterized protein: protein MGPLYYILVALPCTIGSIGLALLHIYRHLLNYTEPTYQRFIVRIIFMVPVYASMSFMSLVFNKSSIYFNSVREVYEAWVIYNFLSLCLAWVGGPGAVLLSLAGRVLKSNWCLMTCCFPPVSLDGRFIRRCKQGCLQFVILKPILVAVTLILYANGKYHDGNFSVAQSYLYLTIIYTVSYTMALYALALFYMACRDMLQPFNPVPKFIIIKSVVFLTYWQGVLVFLAAKYDFIKNAEEAADFQNFIICVEMLIAAVGHLYAFPYKEYAGANVNPSHGFTDSLAHASKLNDFYHDTVHQFAPTYHDYVLYNNSSDSGEENSTKYRARTFVPMGPEMENARKSRDIASNKLDDIQLSRMSSSSDSVPENNYSPVQKIAKSESIDSSLLVDVSNTTSVPFDLTLVDLSLSSYSDQVPAVTDSETR, encoded by the exons ATGGGACCATTATACTATATATTAGTTGCCCTTCCGTGCACGATTGGGTCGATCGGATTGGCGCTTCTTCATATTTATCGACATCTTTTGAATTATACTGAACCTACGTATCAGCGATTCATTGTTCGCATCATTTTTATGGTTCCT GTCTATGCTTCAATGTCTTTCATGTCGCTTGTGTTCAATAAGAGCTCAATCTACTTCAATTCTGTTCGTGAAGT GTATGAAGCTTGGGTTATATATAATTTTTTGTCACTATGCCTAGCATGGGTCGGTGGTCCTGGGGCTGTACTTTTAAGCCTTGCCGGACGAGTTCtgaagtcgaattggtgtttgatGACGTGTTGCTTCCCTCCAGTTTCATTAGATGG GCGTTTTATTCGAAGATGCAAACAGGGTTGTTTACAATTTGTCATTCTCAAACCTATATTGGTGGCCGTTACTTTAATACTTTATGCAAATGGGAAATATCATGATGGAAATTTTAGTGTGGCTCAGTCATATCTATACCTCACCATTATATACACGGTTTCTTACACTATGGCTCTGTATGCTCTGGCCTTGTTTTACATGGCATGCAGGGATATGCTCCAACCATTTAATCCTGTTCCAAAATTCATCATAATCAAGAGTGTTGTCTTTTTAACATATTGGCAG GGAGTTTTGGTTTTTCTTGCTGCAAAGTATGACTTCATAAAGAACGCAGAGGAAGCAGCCGATTTCCAAAACTTCATAATTTGTGTTGAGATGCTGATTGCAGCTGTGGGCCATCTTTATGCATTTCCATACAAAGAGTATGCTGGTGCAAATGTTAATCCATCCCATGGGTTTACTGATAGTCTTGCACATGCTTCGAAGTTAAATGACTTCTATCATGACACTGTTCACCAG TTCGCACCAACATATCATGACTACGTGCTTTACAACAACAGTAGCGATTCGGGTGAAGAAAATAGTACGAAGTACAGGGCCCGAACCTTCGTCCCAATGGGTCCAGAGATGGAAAACGCTAGAAAAAGCAGGGACATTGCCTCGAACAAGTTAGATGACATACAACTATCACGTATGTCATCTTCCAGTGACAGCGTACCCGAAAATAATTACAGCCCTGTACAAAAAATAGCAAAATCAGAATCAATTGACTCATCGTTGCTAGTAGATGTCTCAAATACAACATCAGTACCCTTTGATCTTACACTAGTTGATCTCAGCCTGTCAAGTTACTCAGATCAGGTACCTGCAGTCACAGATTCGGAGACTAGATGA